The proteins below come from a single Paracoccus sp. SCSIO 75233 genomic window:
- a CDS encoding MipA/OmpV family protein yields the protein MKIALPLIVALTTAAPVMAQDTIINPAQSITVDLGIGANYKPTYQGSDDQDTSAWFIFRNFSYSGRENAGRAFSLTPSLGYVGERDSGDDDRLEGMDKINRAYELGLKASWRAGATEGYVTARKGFGGHKGITGEFGTRYRIEASDQLTLWAGLEAGYGDDTYNETYFGVTATEARRSAYTEYQPSGGINMAGASLEARYELAPNTAVLGELKYSRIIGDAADSPLVMEENQPSVKLGIVRTLNFAF from the coding sequence ATGAAGATCGCTCTGCCGCTGATCGTCGCCCTTACCACTGCCGCGCCCGTCATGGCGCAGGACACGATCATTAACCCGGCCCAGTCCATCACGGTCGATCTGGGGATCGGGGCAAATTACAAGCCGACCTATCAGGGCTCCGACGATCAGGATACCTCGGCCTGGTTCATCTTCCGCAATTTCAGCTATAGCGGCCGCGAAAACGCGGGCCGGGCCTTTTCGCTGACCCCAAGCCTCGGCTATGTCGGGGAGCGCGACAGCGGCGATGACGACCGGCTGGAAGGCATGGACAAGATCAACCGCGCCTATGAGCTGGGGCTTAAAGCAAGCTGGCGTGCCGGCGCGACGGAAGGCTATGTCACCGCGCGCAAGGGCTTCGGCGGCCATAAGGGCATCACCGGCGAGTTCGGGACGCGCTACCGGATCGAAGCCAGCGATCAGCTGACCCTGTGGGCCGGGCTGGAAGCGGGCTACGGCGACGACACCTATAACGAGACCTATTTCGGCGTCACCGCCACAGAGGCACGGCGGAGCGCATACACGGAATATCAGCCCAGCGGCGGCATCAACATGGCCGGTGCATCGCTGGAGGCGCGTTATGAGCTGGCCCCGAACACCGCCGTTCTGGGTGAGCTGAAATATTCGCGCATCATCGGTGACGCGGCGGACAGCCCGCTGGTGATGGAAGAAAACCAGCCCTCGGTGAAACTGGGCATCGTGCGGACGCTGAATTTCGCGTTCTGA